One part of the Anguilla anguilla isolate fAngAng1 chromosome 11, fAngAng1.pri, whole genome shotgun sequence genome encodes these proteins:
- the tusc2a gene encoding tumor suppressor 2, mitochondrial calcium regulator a encodes MGGSGSKSKGFWPFAGSGTGNDPTNEGNEQSLARFRSSRSGTPFVFTRRSSLYYDEDGDLAHEFYEETVVTKNGRKRAKLKRIQKNLIPQGIVKLDHPRIHVDFPVVLCEV; translated from the exons ATGGGAGGCAGTGGCTCCAAGTCCAAAGGCTTTTGGCCTTTTGCCGGCTCAGGTACCGGCAATGATCCAACCAATGAGGGGAACGAACAGTCGCTGGCGAGGTTCAGAAGTTCCCGAAGTGGTACACCGTTCGTGTTTACAAGAAGGAG CTCTCTTTACTATGACGAAGATGGCGACCTGGCGCACGAGTTCTATGAGgagacagttgtgacgaagaaTGGGCGCAAGAGGGCAAAGCTGAAGAGGATTCAAAAGAATTTAATACCTCAG GGAATTGTTAAGCTGGATCACCCCCGGATCCACGTGGATTTCCCAGTCGTTTTGTGTGAAGTGTGA